In Streptococcus uberis, a single window of DNA contains:
- a CDS encoding ABC transporter permease, giving the protein MFLAINEIKASKFRYGLIVGLLFLVAYLMFFLSGLAYGLIQENRSAIDLWKADKVILSKNANNTLNLSTLDIKDKEKIEASHVSALAQMNTVVWNKKDPKESEKEKVSIFGINPNEFLKPKMMKGHAISSDEEVVIDQSLAKRSGFDIGDSLFLANSDQSLKIVGISQKATFNVSPVIYISLDGFQKLTPMSSGKYGNNSQKLNAFVVKGHLNSYDKEKFQILSIKSFINKLPGYSAQTVTFGFMIGFLIVISAIIIGIFMYVLTIQKAPIFGVMKAQGISNKTIANAVLSQTFLLSLIGSVLGLVVNWLTSLLLPETVPFLGNWYFYAVIFMSIILFSLLGTLFSVLAIVRIEPLKAIG; this is encoded by the coding sequence TTGTTTTTAGCAATCAATGAAATAAAAGCGTCTAAGTTTAGGTATGGTTTAATTGTTGGTCTCTTATTTCTTGTGGCCTATCTTATGTTTTTTCTGTCAGGCTTAGCCTATGGTTTAATACAAGAAAATCGCTCAGCTATTGATTTATGGAAGGCGGACAAAGTCATTCTTTCTAAGAATGCCAACAATACTTTGAATCTGTCTACACTAGATATCAAGGATAAAGAAAAGATTGAGGCTTCTCATGTTAGTGCCTTAGCTCAAATGAACACTGTTGTTTGGAATAAAAAAGATCCGAAAGAGTCAGAAAAAGAGAAAGTAAGTATTTTTGGTATTAATCCAAATGAATTTTTGAAACCTAAAATGATGAAGGGTCATGCCATTAGTTCAGATGAAGAAGTTGTTATTGATCAGTCACTTGCTAAGCGCTCGGGTTTTGACATAGGTGATAGCTTATTTCTAGCGAATTCTGATCAAAGCCTAAAGATTGTTGGGATTAGTCAAAAGGCAACCTTTAACGTTTCTCCGGTTATTTATATTTCTTTAGATGGTTTCCAAAAGTTGACTCCTATGTCGTCTGGTAAGTATGGAAACAATAGTCAAAAGCTTAACGCATTTGTTGTTAAAGGGCACCTTAATTCTTATGATAAAGAAAAATTCCAAATCTTATCTATTAAAAGCTTTATCAATAAGTTACCGGGATACAGTGCTCAAACAGTGACGTTTGGTTTCATGATAGGTTTTTTAATTGTTATTTCGGCAATTATCATTGGCATCTTTATGTATGTTTTAACAATCCAAAAAGCTCCAATCTTTGGAGTCATGAAAGCTCAGGGCATTTCAAATAAGACAATAGCAAATGCTGTATTATCTCAAACCTTTTTACTAAGCTTAATAGGCAGTGTTTTGGGATTAGTAGTCAATTGGTTGACTTCTTTACTTCTGCCGGAAACAGTTCCATTTCTAGGAAATTGGTATTTTTACGCTGTTATTTTTATGAGCATTATTCTATTTTCCTTACTTGGCACTCTTTTTTCTGTTTTGGCTATCGTCAGAATAGAACCTTTAAAAGCAATTGGATAG
- a CDS encoding ABC transporter ATP-binding protein, giving the protein MTVLEFKHVTKSFKDGQTQIEALKETNFLAKRGEFIAVIGPSGSGKSTFLTLAGGLQTPTHGRVIINGNDFTALNEKERSQLRFRDIGFILQASNLIPFLTAKQQLELVDKLMKRKNENLQVALFEDLGISHLKNKLPGDLSGGERQRLAIARALYNDPAIVLADEPTASLDSERAFEVVSLLSKECKEKEKTVIMVTHDKRMIESCDHIYEIRDGVLSQQK; this is encoded by the coding sequence ATGACTGTTTTAGAATTCAAACATGTTACCAAGTCTTTTAAAGATGGACAAACACAGATAGAAGCCCTAAAAGAAACGAATTTTCTTGCAAAAAGAGGCGAATTTATTGCTGTTATTGGACCATCAGGATCTGGTAAATCAACATTTTTAACATTAGCTGGTGGTTTACAGACACCGACTCATGGTCGCGTTATTATTAATGGGAATGATTTTACAGCACTAAATGAAAAAGAAAGATCTCAATTACGATTTAGAGACATCGGCTTTATATTACAAGCCTCTAATTTAATCCCATTTTTAACCGCTAAACAACAACTTGAATTAGTTGATAAATTGATGAAACGTAAGAATGAGAACTTACAAGTCGCTTTATTTGAGGATTTAGGGATTTCTCATCTCAAAAATAAATTACCTGGTGACTTATCTGGTGGCGAAAGGCAACGCTTAGCCATTGCTCGGGCACTTTACAATGATCCTGCCATTGTGCTAGCTGATGAACCGACAGCTAGTCTGGATTCTGAAAGAGCCTTTGAAGTGGTTTCATTACTATCAAAAGAGTGTAAGGAAAAAGAAAAGACCGTTATTATGGTAACCCATGACAAACGCATGATAGAATCTTGTGATCATATCTATGAAATCCGTGATGGTGTCTTAAGCCAACAAAAATAA
- a CDS encoding OsmC family protein, with protein MYQTEISGDYLYHTTSKGYGSSVELFGVTEDGETPMSLLNIALASCVTMCLQSYFNLYHKISEMPVKVNAIYDNRAFQLTIRLQNEIDKDEKEKIVAFVKRKCRVSQLLADDVSLMINFVTNVD; from the coding sequence ATGTATCAAACTGAAATATCTGGTGATTATTTATACCATACGACATCAAAAGGCTATGGCAGTTCAGTCGAATTATTTGGGGTGACAGAGGATGGTGAAACGCCAATGAGTCTCTTAAACATAGCACTCGCTTCTTGTGTCACCATGTGCCTTCAGTCCTATTTTAATCTCTATCATAAGATATCGGAAATGCCTGTAAAGGTGAATGCAATCTATGATAATCGAGCTTTTCAATTGACGATTCGTCTACAAAATGAGATTGATAAGGATGAAAAAGAAAAAATAGTTGCTTTTGTCAAAAGGAAATGTAGGGTTAGTCAATTACTTGCTGATGATGTTTCACTGATGATTAACTTCGTTACCAATGTAGACTAA
- the ypfJ gene encoding KPN_02809 family neutral zinc metallopeptidase, producing MKIDNMRESQNVEDRRGESSGSYGGGGGAGLLLQLLFSRGSWKTKLVILIIMLVMGGGGLSGVLTGGQSGSTSNSHQTTQVSRTSGDKATDQQVEFVSKVFASTEDYWTKEFEKRGLTYKKPKLVLYTGSITTACGQGQASAGPFYCSGDNKVYLDISFYNDLSEKYGAAGDFAMAYVIAHEVGHHVQNELGTMEKYARARQGKSEADANKLNVQLELQADYLAGAWSNYVQGEGLLDKGDFEEAMTAAQSVGDDTLQKEAYGRTVPDSFTHGTSEQRQRWFNKGFEYGDIEHGDTFSIAYTDL from the coding sequence ATGAAAATAGATAATATGAGGGAAAGTCAAAACGTTGAAGATAGACGTGGTGAATCTTCTGGTTCCTATGGTGGCGGCGGAGGCGCCGGATTATTACTGCAACTACTCTTTTCTAGAGGTAGTTGGAAAACGAAATTAGTGATACTAATCATCATGTTAGTAATGGGAGGCGGTGGTCTTTCTGGTGTATTAACTGGTGGTCAATCTGGTAGCACAAGTAATTCTCACCAAACAACCCAAGTTAGTAGAACTTCTGGGGATAAAGCTACAGATCAACAAGTTGAATTCGTTAGTAAAGTATTTGCCTCTACTGAAGATTATTGGACAAAGGAATTTGAAAAAAGAGGCTTAACTTACAAAAAACCAAAATTGGTTTTATACACCGGATCTATCACGACTGCTTGTGGACAAGGACAAGCATCTGCAGGACCTTTCTATTGTTCTGGGGACAATAAGGTATACCTTGACATTTCATTTTATAATGATTTATCTGAAAAATATGGTGCTGCAGGAGATTTTGCGATGGCCTATGTGATTGCCCATGAGGTTGGTCACCATGTTCAAAATGAGCTAGGAACAATGGAAAAATATGCCCGTGCAAGACAAGGAAAAAGTGAAGCCGATGCTAATAAATTGAATGTCCAATTAGAATTGCAAGCTGATTATTTAGCAGGGGCTTGGTCAAATTATGTCCAAGGCGAAGGATTGTTAGATAAAGGTGATTTTGAGGAAGCCATGACTGCAGCACAATCCGTCGGGGATGATACCCTACAAAAAGAAGCATATGGTCGTACGGTCCCTGATAGTTTTACACACGGTACATCTGAACAACGTCAACGTTGGTTTAATAAAGGTTTTGAATATGGCGATATTGAACACGGTGATACCTTCAGCATTGCCTATACTGATTTATAA
- the rexB gene encoding ATP-dependent nuclease subunit B: protein MKLLYTDIENSLTEILVQEAEVFANSGARVFYIAPNSLSFEKERTVLEHLTKESSFSITVTRFAQMARYFTLNKQKAQKSLDDLSLTMLFHLVLHDLSQNELPIYHALKSDQTFIKQLVDLFKEMQSANLTIADIEMENLARKEDLITIFSALSRELLRYDFQQMSSLAVFQEAIRSGLLDQELAKTVVIIDGFTRFSAEEESLIHQLHQKCQEIVIGTYISSKAIKQNFTKGNLYEASIDFLRQLSVTYQVKSLYLSGEKTFKNSFTTMSRLLESQYDYSLTELTISEDIKNDVQIWQQLNQKEEIENIARDIRQKLNEGYRYKDILVLLGDVEAYQLQVGPIFDKYDIPYYLGKAESMSHHPLVQFMDSLENCRRYNWRKEDIINLLKSRMLGDFTIRECDQFESYLNYADINGFTAFSKDFTANTFNQKNEKGYDLDKINLIRKYLFSHLNQFFKSRAQKGSNILNHFLQFLSDIDFVSSFQRLSQKQSALQQEKDEEVWKSFTSILESFYNIFKDETLTQELTLMLIKSAMQAADYRVVPATLDVVSVKSYDLVEPHSKSLVYALGLTRTHFPKTVQQTGLISDQERAKTNEKWDSHHRFDISSIENSKKNHYTALSLFNAATDKLVLSYPMVLNEVVEEASPYLKLLHSFGIPIVEKQKNTFSDFENGIGNYKSLLSQWIALNQEPLTEELDQEEKSFWLVMSRYLKKQLAAKKLTFPEQKSHLATSRLSPEVLAIKYPDHQPLSLSSSALTVYHDNQYKYFLQYVLGLQELESIHPDARHHGTYLHRVFEYVVDDQRSIPFDDKIEEAIQRTNQERLFQTYYQSDAESRFSLSLLEDIAKSTASIFPITPTKVLSQEERFQLHFDEKVRVNGIIDRIDQLDDGSIGIVDYKSSQTVFDIGKFYNGLNSQLPTYLEALNTREKSKDTPPQLFGAMYLHMQDPKMDLNEFKLFDDKVVEKLYSRLTYKGIFLEREKEHLASGAYQMKSNLYSEEELRNLLDYNQFLYLKAEKEIRAGHFLINPYTEDGKTVKGDQLKAITRFEADLDLGQARMLLKLPTKEKREGFLKLMKEDMKGGKKDEI, encoded by the coding sequence ATGAAACTACTTTATACAGATATTGAAAATTCCTTAACAGAAATTTTAGTTCAAGAAGCAGAGGTTTTTGCTAATTCTGGGGCGCGTGTTTTTTATATTGCGCCAAACTCCTTATCTTTTGAAAAGGAGAGGACTGTCTTAGAACATTTGACCAAAGAATCGTCATTTTCAATTACGGTTACGCGCTTTGCACAGATGGCCAGGTATTTTACTTTAAATAAACAAAAAGCTCAAAAATCATTGGATGATCTTAGTTTAACCATGCTATTTCACCTTGTGTTACATGATTTATCCCAAAATGAATTGCCGATTTACCATGCCTTAAAAAGTGATCAAACCTTTATTAAGCAATTAGTTGATTTATTCAAAGAGATGCAATCAGCTAATCTCACGATTGCCGATATCGAAATGGAAAATCTTGCACGAAAAGAAGATTTAATCACTATTTTTTCAGCACTTTCTAGGGAGTTGCTACGATATGATTTCCAACAAATGAGTTCCCTTGCTGTTTTTCAAGAAGCAATAAGGTCAGGTCTATTAGACCAAGAACTTGCAAAAACAGTCGTAATAATAGATGGTTTCACGCGATTTTCTGCTGAAGAAGAAAGTCTTATTCACCAATTACATCAAAAATGTCAAGAAATTGTTATCGGGACTTACATCAGTTCTAAGGCAATTAAACAGAATTTTACAAAGGGAAATCTTTATGAAGCCAGTATTGATTTCCTAAGACAATTATCAGTAACTTATCAGGTTAAATCACTTTATCTTTCTGGGGAAAAGACCTTTAAAAACTCGTTCACAACAATGTCCAGGCTGTTAGAAAGTCAATATGATTACAGTCTAACAGAGCTAACAATAAGCGAAGACATCAAAAATGATGTACAGATTTGGCAACAGTTAAATCAAAAAGAAGAAATCGAAAACATTGCTAGAGACATTAGACAGAAATTGAATGAAGGATATCGCTATAAAGATATTTTAGTCTTATTAGGTGATGTCGAAGCTTACCAACTTCAAGTTGGTCCAATTTTTGATAAATATGATATTCCCTATTATTTAGGTAAAGCTGAATCCATGTCTCATCATCCACTAGTTCAATTTATGGATTCTTTAGAAAACTGTAGACGCTATAATTGGAGAAAAGAAGATATCATTAATCTCTTGAAATCCAGAATGTTAGGAGATTTCACAATTAGGGAATGTGATCAATTTGAATCTTATCTAAACTATGCTGATATTAATGGTTTTACAGCCTTTTCGAAAGACTTCACAGCAAATACTTTTAACCAAAAAAATGAGAAGGGGTATGATTTAGACAAGATTAATCTTATTAGGAAGTATCTGTTCTCTCACTTAAATCAATTCTTTAAAAGCAGAGCCCAGAAAGGCTCCAATATTTTAAATCATTTTCTTCAATTTTTAAGTGATATTGATTTTGTCTCCTCTTTTCAAAGGCTAAGTCAAAAACAATCGGCATTACAGCAGGAAAAAGATGAAGAGGTTTGGAAAAGCTTCACAAGTATTTTAGAAAGTTTCTACAATATTTTTAAAGATGAAACCCTAACGCAAGAACTGACATTGATGCTCATAAAATCAGCAATGCAAGCGGCTGATTACCGCGTCGTTCCTGCTACGCTAGATGTGGTCTCTGTTAAATCATACGATTTGGTTGAACCCCATAGCAAGTCCCTTGTTTATGCACTAGGATTGACGCGTACGCATTTTCCAAAAACAGTTCAACAAACTGGCTTAATCAGTGATCAAGAACGTGCAAAAACTAATGAAAAATGGGATAGTCACCATAGGTTTGATATTAGTAGTATAGAAAACAGTAAGAAAAATCATTATACCGCTTTGTCATTATTTAATGCCGCGACTGATAAACTGGTCTTGAGTTATCCTATGGTTTTAAATGAAGTTGTGGAAGAAGCATCTCCCTATCTAAAACTCTTGCATTCATTTGGAATTCCAATAGTTGAAAAACAGAAAAATACATTTTCAGATTTCGAAAATGGTATTGGTAACTATAAGTCCTTACTATCTCAATGGATTGCATTAAATCAAGAACCTTTAACGGAAGAACTTGACCAAGAAGAAAAGTCATTCTGGTTGGTTATGTCTAGGTATCTCAAAAAACAATTAGCAGCGAAAAAATTGACTTTTCCGGAGCAAAAAAGTCATCTGGCCACAAGTCGCTTATCGCCTGAAGTTTTAGCTATCAAATACCCAGATCATCAACCCCTAAGTTTATCCAGCTCGGCTCTAACAGTTTATCATGATAATCAGTACAAGTATTTCTTACAATATGTTTTGGGATTGCAGGAATTAGAGTCCATCCATCCTGATGCAAGGCATCATGGAACCTATTTACACCGTGTTTTTGAGTATGTTGTGGATGATCAACGGTCAATACCATTTGATGACAAAATAGAAGAGGCCATTCAACGTACAAATCAAGAAAGACTTTTTCAAACTTACTATCAAAGCGATGCTGAAAGTAGGTTTAGCTTGTCTTTACTGGAAGATATTGCCAAAAGCACTGCAAGTATTTTCCCAATAACCCCAACCAAAGTATTAAGTCAAGAAGAAAGATTCCAATTGCATTTTGATGAAAAGGTAAGGGTTAATGGCATCATTGATCGTATTGATCAACTGGATGATGGTAGCATAGGAATTGTTGATTATAAATCAAGTCAGACCGTTTTTGATATTGGTAAATTTTACAATGGATTGAATTCTCAATTGCCAACTTACTTGGAAGCACTAAATACGAGGGAAAAATCAAAGGATACGCCCCCACAACTTTTTGGTGCAATGTACTTACATATGCAAGATCCGAAAATGGATTTAAATGAATTCAAATTATTCGATGACAAGGTAGTAGAAAAACTGTATAGCCGATTGACTTACAAAGGTATCTTTCTTGAGAGAGAAAAGGAGCATTTGGCAAGCGGAGCTTATCAGATGAAATCAAATCTTTATTCAGAAGAGGAATTAAGAAATCTCTTGGACTATAATCAGTTTTTATATTTAAAAGCAGAAAAAGAAATTCGCGCTGGTCACTTTTTAATTAATCCATATACTGAAGATGGAAAAACGGTCAAGGGTGATCAATTGAAGGCTATTACGCGATTTGAAGCGGATTTAGATTTAGGACAAGCTAGAATGTTGTTAAAATTGCCGACAAAGGAAAAAAGAGAGGGCTTTCTCAAACTGATGAAAGAAGACATGAAAGGAGGAAAAAAAGATGAGATTTGA
- the addA gene encoding helicase-exonuclease AddAB subunit AddA has translation MRFEPFLNQEEIRQLQEFEKNGSKAQKRTPEQIEAIYTNGQNILVSASAGSGKTFVMVERIIDKVLRGISIENMFISTFTVKAANELKERLEKKLREGILMTDDPEMKAYLNDQMQAIALADIGTMDAFTQKLLNEHGYLLGIPPKFRIMQDKSEQELLKNEIYKSLFENYMASDHSQVFLRLVKNFSGNRKDSKSFRDQVYKIYQFSQSTENPKQWLENNFLLAANQYQDYDDLPDETIDALLQSMKETAISLRDLTDLEEYGQMTKAGKPAAKYVKHLTMIEALNDWSMHFDSYYGKSQIGKLAQDLSALLPSGTDVTVAGQKYPIFKDIQSKISQFRHLATLLTYQPETLPLLLELQSFVIDFTEAYLEAKKSENAFEFTDITHFAIEILQNQEAIRKVYQSKYHEVMVDEYQDNNHMQECLLELLSNGHNRFMVGDIKQSIYRFRQADPQIFNQKFKDYQENPENGKLILLKENFRSQSEVIDATNAVFSHLMDEAVGDILYDDNHYLKAGSDKQKVRYPENNCQVLIYDTDQKDNGEDEHDKEDERRTEGQETLSPGEVNILVKEIIRLHQEEAVPFSDITLLVSSRTRNDLLFKTFNQYDIPLVSDGGQENYLKSVEVMVMLDTLRSINNPLNDYALVALMRSPMFAFNEDQLARIALQDSQEGKVEHFYEKVLNSLSHHGQHAELITQELHDQLKLFDQSLNAWRDYSRTHSLYELIWKIYNDRFYFDFVGLSPKAEQAQANLYALALRANQFEKTTFKGLTRFISMIDNILNTENDLADVDLAKPKEAVNVMTIHKSKGLEFKYVFILNCDKKFSMADIHSPLILSRQKGVGIKFLADVKKELNATHLPSVKLYLETLPYQINKKELKIATLSEQMRLLYVAMTRAEKKLYLIGKGSQEKLSQKFDTKREGQHLPKALRESITNFQDWLLAIHQVFDSKDLSFTIDFVTDNELGPESIGSISHQSNIMIDDLRDNRQSDSIARAIDMLNNVNQLNQKYEAAINLPTVRTPSQLKKFYQPIMDIDGVEILADKSQTPTTFELPQFSKAKQVTSSQVGSALHELMQRIKITSHVTEKDIQQASQLVDAEAEVMAKIDLHKVKSFFESTELGRLIQVHHDKLYREAPFAMLKTDPQSQEKFVIRGIVDGFLLFDDKIVLFDYKTDHYKTSLEMKLKYQEQMALYAESLRKAYDISTIESFLILMGKETVEIVECS, from the coding sequence ATGAGATTTGAACCATTTTTAAATCAGGAAGAGATAAGGCAATTACAAGAGTTTGAAAAAAATGGCAGTAAAGCACAAAAAAGAACACCAGAACAAATTGAAGCCATCTACACCAATGGACAAAATATCTTAGTATCTGCTTCGGCAGGATCTGGTAAAACCTTTGTCATGGTTGAACGGATTATAGATAAAGTGTTACGTGGTATCTCTATCGAGAACATGTTTATATCTACTTTTACAGTAAAAGCAGCCAATGAACTCAAGGAAAGACTTGAAAAAAAATTAAGAGAAGGCATTCTAATGACGGATGACCCTGAAATGAAAGCCTATCTTAATGATCAAATGCAGGCTATTGCCTTAGCTGATATTGGTACAATGGATGCTTTTACTCAAAAGCTGTTAAATGAACATGGTTACTTGTTAGGGATTCCTCCTAAGTTTCGAATCATGCAGGATAAATCTGAGCAAGAGTTGCTCAAAAATGAAATTTATAAATCCTTATTTGAAAACTACATGGCATCTGACCATTCACAGGTATTTTTAAGATTAGTCAAAAACTTTTCTGGTAACCGAAAAGATTCCAAAAGTTTTCGAGATCAGGTCTATAAAATTTATCAATTTAGCCAATCAACGGAGAATCCCAAACAGTGGTTGGAAAATAATTTTTTATTAGCCGCAAACCAGTATCAAGATTATGATGATTTACCTGATGAAACCATTGACGCCTTGCTACAAAGCATGAAAGAAACAGCTATTTCTTTAAGAGATCTTACAGATTTAGAAGAATACGGGCAAATGACGAAAGCCGGGAAACCAGCCGCCAAATATGTCAAGCATTTGACTATGATTGAGGCATTAAATGATTGGTCAATGCATTTTGATAGTTATTACGGAAAAAGTCAGATTGGAAAATTAGCACAGGATTTGTCAGCTCTCTTACCTTCAGGAACTGACGTCACAGTTGCTGGTCAAAAATACCCTATTTTTAAAGACATTCAGTCTAAAATAAGCCAATTTCGGCATTTAGCAACCCTCTTAACTTATCAACCTGAGACCCTTCCTCTTTTATTAGAATTGCAATCTTTTGTCATCGATTTTACAGAAGCTTACTTGGAGGCGAAAAAATCTGAAAATGCCTTTGAATTTACAGATATAACGCATTTTGCTATTGAAATTCTTCAAAATCAAGAAGCAATCAGAAAGGTATATCAAAGCAAATACCATGAAGTCATGGTAGATGAGTATCAGGATAATAACCATATGCAAGAATGTCTCTTGGAATTACTGTCAAATGGACATAATCGTTTTATGGTCGGAGATATCAAGCAGTCTATTTACCGGTTTAGGCAAGCCGACCCACAGATTTTTAATCAAAAATTTAAAGACTATCAAGAGAATCCTGAAAATGGCAAACTGATATTACTGAAAGAAAACTTCCGTAGCCAATCTGAAGTAATAGATGCAACAAATGCTGTTTTTTCTCATTTAATGGATGAAGCCGTAGGCGATATCTTGTATGATGACAACCATTATTTAAAAGCTGGAAGTGACAAGCAAAAGGTAAGGTACCCAGAGAATAATTGTCAAGTACTTATCTATGATACTGATCAAAAAGATAACGGAGAAGATGAACACGACAAAGAGGATGAAAGGCGTACTGAAGGGCAAGAAACTCTTTCACCTGGGGAAGTCAATATCTTGGTCAAAGAGATTATTCGACTCCACCAAGAAGAAGCTGTACCTTTTTCTGATATTACCTTATTGGTTTCATCGCGAACACGCAATGACTTGCTTTTTAAAACATTTAATCAGTATGACATCCCATTGGTTTCAGATGGAGGTCAGGAAAACTATTTAAAATCGGTTGAAGTAATGGTCATGCTCGATACCCTTCGATCAATCAATAATCCTTTAAACGATTATGCCTTGGTGGCCCTTATGCGTTCACCAATGTTTGCATTTAACGAGGATCAATTAGCTCGCATTGCATTACAAGATAGTCAAGAGGGGAAAGTAGAGCATTTTTATGAGAAAGTTCTCAATAGTTTGTCACATCATGGACAGCATGCCGAACTGATTACTCAAGAACTACATGATCAGTTGAAACTATTTGACCAATCCCTCAATGCTTGGAGAGATTATTCCAGAACGCATTCTTTATATGAATTGATTTGGAAGATTTATAATGATCGTTTCTATTTTGATTTTGTCGGCTTAAGTCCCAAAGCTGAGCAAGCCCAAGCTAATTTATATGCACTAGCTTTAAGGGCAAATCAGTTTGAAAAAACGACTTTTAAAGGGTTAACTCGGTTTATTTCAATGATTGATAATATCTTGAATACTGAAAATGACCTAGCAGATGTTGATTTAGCTAAGCCAAAAGAGGCTGTCAATGTTATGACGATTCATAAATCAAAAGGTCTTGAATTTAAATATGTTTTTATTTTAAACTGTGATAAAAAGTTCAGCATGGCAGACATTCATTCTCCATTGATTTTAAGTAGACAAAAGGGGGTAGGTATTAAATTTTTAGCGGATGTTAAAAAAGAACTAAATGCGACACATTTGCCAAGTGTTAAACTGTATTTAGAAACCTTACCTTATCAAATCAATAAAAAGGAATTAAAAATAGCAACACTTTCTGAGCAAATGAGACTCTTATATGTTGCAATGACTAGGGCTGAGAAAAAACTTTATTTAATCGGGAAAGGTAGCCAAGAAAAATTAAGTCAGAAATTTGACACAAAACGAGAAGGACAACACTTACCTAAGGCATTACGTGAAAGTATCACCAACTTCCAAGATTGGTTACTAGCCATCCACCAAGTTTTTGACTCAAAAGACTTATCATTTACCATTGATTTCGTAACAGATAATGAGTTAGGACCTGAATCGATAGGGTCAATTTCACATCAATCAAATATCATGATTGATGACCTAAGAGATAATAGGCAGTCTGATTCCATTGCGCGTGCGATTGATATGCTCAATAATGTTAACCAATTAAACCAAAAGTATGAAGCAGCCATAAATCTTCCAACTGTCAGAACACCTAGTCAATTGAAGAAATTTTACCAACCAATAATGGATATAGACGGTGTTGAGATTTTGGCTGACAAGAGTCAGACTCCAACAACCTTTGAATTACCTCAATTTTCAAAGGCTAAGCAAGTAACATCAAGTCAAGTTGGTTCTGCTCTACATGAACTCATGCAACGGATAAAGATTACAAGTCATGTTACCGAAAAAGACATTCAGCAGGCTAGTCAACTGGTTGATGCTGAAGCAGAGGTGATGGCAAAGATTGATTTACATAAAGTAAAATCCTTCTTCGAATCAACAGAACTGGGACGTTTAATACAAGTTCACCACGATAAGCTTTATCGTGAAGCACCATTTGCTATGTTAAAAACTGATCCACAAAGTCAGGAAAAATTTGTAATACGTGGTATTGTTGATGGCTTTTTACTCTTTGATGATAAGATTGTTTTATTTGACTATAAGACGGATCACTATAAAACGTCTTTAGAAATGAAACTAAAATATCAAGAACAAATGGCTTTATATGCAGAATCCTTGCGAAAAGCTTATGATATATCGACAATTGAAAGCTTTTTAATTTTAATGGGTAAAGAAACGGTAGAAATCGTTGAATGTTCTTAA